From the genome of Orcinus orca chromosome 5, mOrcOrc1.1, whole genome shotgun sequence, one region includes:
- the TNFSF10 gene encoding tumor necrosis factor ligand superfamily member 10 isoform X3: protein MQDKYSKSGIACFLKDDDSSWDASDDESMINPCWHVKWQLRQFVRKIILRTYEETIPSIPEKQQNIPHLEREKGPQRVAAHITGTNRKSTFSVLSSKNQKALGQKINSWESSRKGHSFLNNLHLRNGELVIHQTGFYYIYSQTYFRFQETEEVLGTVSTEENRKKNKQMVQYIYKCTSYPDPILLMKSARNSCWSKDSEYGLYSIYQGGIFELKENDRIFVSVTNEQLIDMDQEASFFGAFLIG, encoded by the exons ATGCAGGACAAGTACTCCAAAAGTGGCATAGCTTGCTTCTTAAAGGACGATGACAGTTCTTGGGATGCCAGTGATgacgagagtatgatcaacccctGCTGGCATGTGAAGTGGCAACTCCGTCAATTTGTTAGAAAG ATCATTTTGAGAACCTATGAGGAAACCATTCCTTCAATTCCAG aaaagcaacaaaatattcctcacctagaaagagaaaaaggtcCTCAGAGGGTAGCTGCTCACATAACTGGGACCAATCGGAAAAGCACATTCTCAGTTctaa GCTCCAAGAATCAAAAAGCTTTGGgccagaaaataaattcctgggAGTCGTCAAGAAAAGGACATTCATTCTTGAATAATTTGCACTTGAGGAATGGAGAGCTGGTTATCCACCAAACAGGGTTTTATTACATCTATTCCCAAACATACTTTCGATTTCAGGAAACTGAGGAGGTTTTGGGAACAGTTTCAAcagaagagaacagaaagaaaaacaaacaaatggtacAATATATTTACAAATGCACGAGCTATCCTGACCCCATACTGCTGATGAAAAGTGCTAGAAATAGTTGTTGGTCTAAAGATTCAGAATATGGACTCTATTCCATCTATCAAGGTGGAATATTTGAGCTTAAGGAAAATGATCGAATTTTTGTCTCTGTCACTAATGAGCAATTGATTGACATGGACCAAGAAGCCAGTTTTTTCGGGGCCTTTTTAATTGGCTAA
- the TNFSF10 gene encoding tumor necrosis factor ligand superfamily member 10 isoform X1 — MSKSRSNLLRDIRLLKGRGSKGHCDPGCLAHTCFPSTTSNCLPLFKGQRTACLLLLQAMSFSKMQDKYSKSGIACFLKDDDSSWDASDDESMINPCWHVKWQLRQFVRKIILRTYEETIPSIPEKQQNIPHLEREKGPQRVAAHITGTNRKSTFSVLSSKNQKALGQKINSWESSRKGHSFLNNLHLRNGELVIHQTGFYYIYSQTYFRFQETEEVLGTVSTEENRKKNKQMVQYIYKCTSYPDPILLMKSARNSCWSKDSEYGLYSIYQGGIFELKENDRIFVSVTNEQLIDMDQEASFFGAFLIG; from the exons ATGTCGAAGAGTAGAAGCAATTTGTTGAGGGACATACGACTGCTCAAGGGCAGGGGCAGCAAAGGGCATTGTGACCCTGGATGCCTGGCCCACACCTGTTTCCCTTCCACCACATCGAACTGCTTACCTTTATTCAAAGGACAAAGGACGGCATGCTTACTTTTACTTCAGGCAATGAGCTTTTCCAAG ATGCAGGACAAGTACTCCAAAAGTGGCATAGCTTGCTTCTTAAAGGACGATGACAGTTCTTGGGATGCCAGTGATgacgagagtatgatcaacccctGCTGGCATGTGAAGTGGCAACTCCGTCAATTTGTTAGAAAG ATCATTTTGAGAACCTATGAGGAAACCATTCCTTCAATTCCAG aaaagcaacaaaatattcctcacctagaaagagaaaaaggtcCTCAGAGGGTAGCTGCTCACATAACTGGGACCAATCGGAAAAGCACATTCTCAGTTctaa GCTCCAAGAATCAAAAAGCTTTGGgccagaaaataaattcctgggAGTCGTCAAGAAAAGGACATTCATTCTTGAATAATTTGCACTTGAGGAATGGAGAGCTGGTTATCCACCAAACAGGGTTTTATTACATCTATTCCCAAACATACTTTCGATTTCAGGAAACTGAGGAGGTTTTGGGAACAGTTTCAAcagaagagaacagaaagaaaaacaaacaaatggtacAATATATTTACAAATGCACGAGCTATCCTGACCCCATACTGCTGATGAAAAGTGCTAGAAATAGTTGTTGGTCTAAAGATTCAGAATATGGACTCTATTCCATCTATCAAGGTGGAATATTTGAGCTTAAGGAAAATGATCGAATTTTTGTCTCTGTCACTAATGAGCAATTGATTGACATGGACCAAGAAGCCAGTTTTTTCGGGGCCTTTTTAATTGGCTAA